One Dermacentor andersoni chromosome 6, qqDerAnde1_hic_scaffold, whole genome shotgun sequence genomic window carries:
- the mRpS16 gene encoding small ribosomal subunit protein bS16m encodes MAGVAPGVPRVRIQLLLKGCANRPFYHLVAARLRRRPRDTDTIEQLGSFDPMPNERNEKLVAINFDRLNYWFGQGAKTSPGAGMLLGLAGYTSMHPKVYMKAWRNRRAALTEAAGKEAAEAKDEAAKAES; translated from the coding sequence GCGTAGCCCCGGGTGTCCCAAGAGTACGCATCCAACTGCTGCTTAAAGGCTGTGCAAATCGACCTTTCTACCACCTTGTGGCAGCACGACTACGGCGACGGCCCCGGGACACGGACACCATTGAGCAGCTTGGTTCCTTTGACCCGATGCCCAACGAGCGTAACGAGAAGTTGGTGGCCATCAACTTTGACCGGCTGAACTACTGGTTCGGGCAGGGAGCCAAGACGAGTCCGGGAGCAGGCATGCTCTTAGGTTTGGCAGGATACACAAGCATGCACCCAAAAGTCTATATGAAGGCGTGGAGGAATCGGCGGGCTGCACTTACTGAGGCTGCTGGAAAGGAAGCTGCTGAAGCAAAGGACGAAGCAGCAAAGGCCGAGAGCTAG